AATCATTTCTGGCATGAACATATCAGTGTATTATATGATGCAGAGACTATAGCGGCGCGAGTCGAAGATCTTAGTAAGCAAATAACCAAAGATTATGCCGGTTATGAACCAGTTATCCTTGGCATTCTTAAAGGTTCATTTATTTTTATGGCTGACATTATAAGAAGCATTAACTTAAACTTAACCTGCGATTTTATAGGTATTTCTAGCTATGGTGATGCAACTATTTCAAGTGGAGTTGTGCAAATTACCCGCGATCTTAGTCAATCAATAGAAAATAAACATGTTTTAATTGTCGAAGACATTATCGACACCGGTCTAACCATGCAATATTTGCTTGAAAACTTAAAAACTCGCCGACCACAAAGTGTAAAAATTTGCACTCTGCTCAATAAACCAGCAAATAACCGTATGAGTATGCCTATCGATTACCTTGGCTTTT
Above is a genomic segment from Deltaproteobacteria bacterium containing:
- the hpt gene encoding hypoxanthine phosphoribosyltransferase — protein: MTVTTNKPNHFWHEHISVLYDAETIAARVEDLSKQITKDYAGYEPVILGILKGSFIFMADIIRSINLNLTCDFIGISSYGDATISSGVVQITRDLSQSIENKHVLIVEDIIDTGLTMQYLLENLKTRRPQSVKICTLLNKPANNRMSMPIDYLGFSVPNAFVVGYGLDYAGRYRNLPFIGVYNVSSND